A part of Eremothecium sinecaudum strain ATCC 58844 chromosome VII, complete sequence genomic DNA contains:
- the ISA1 gene encoding Fe-binding Fe/S cluster assembly protein ISA1 (Syntenic homolog of Ashbya gossypii AGL033C; Syntenic homolog of Saccharomyces cerevisiae YLL027W (ISA1)) codes for MNSSSLCYFHNIQRNITFRLKTAILCNRNRYVHFPSKPAVHNTIRTPINKEMISNAWTFNYTKNEGNKKRVIREDNPHDTKVTKWASYTLPIQPREQAGKSVVNVRNNASFKTPGSQNEPVKAAASTSSGISVGSSVGKKDKVRRKLRPRKALITLSPNALVHLKALLDQPNPKMIRIGVRNRGCSGLTYDLQYISEPGQFDEIVEQDGVKVVIDSKALFSIVGSEMDWVDDELYSRFVFKNPNSKGTCGCGESFMV; via the coding sequence ATGAACTCTTCATCACTGTGTTACTTCCACAATATTCAAAGGAATATTACTTTTAGGCTGAAAACCGCAATATTGTGTAACCGCAATCGATATGTGCATTTCCCATCAAAACCTGCTGTACATAACACTATTAGAACTCCTATTAATAAGGAGATGATATCGAATGCATGGACATTTAATTACACCAAAAATGAAGGCAATAAGAAACGTGTAATAAGGGAAGATAATCCTCATGATACCAAAGTTACAAAATGGGCTAGTTATACCTTACCGATCCAGCCAAGGGAGCAAGCAGGTAAATCTGTGGTAAATGTAAGAAATAATGCTTCTTTTAAGACCCCAGGTTCACAAAACGAGCCGGTCAAGGCAGCAGCATCGACGTCTAGTGGCATTTCTGTTGGTAGTTCTGTTGGCAAAAAAGATAAGGTTCGTAGGAAGTTAAGACCAAGGAAAGCCTTAATAACGCTGTCGCCCAATGCGCTTGTTCATTTAAAAGCATTATTAGATCAACCAAATCCTAAAATGATTAGAATAGGTGTGCGTAACAGGGGTTGTTCAGGGCTCACGTATGACTTGCAATACATTTCGGAGCCCGGTCaatttgatgaaatagTTGAGCAAGACGGAGTTAAGGTTGTTATTGATTCCAAGGCATTATTCAGCATAGTGGGCAGTGAAATGGACTGGGTTGATGATGAGTTATATTCAAGGTTTGTCTTCAAAAATCCTAACTCCAAAGGAACCTGCGGATGTGGAGAAAGCTTTATGGTATAA